In Eremothecium gossypii ATCC 10895 chromosome IV, complete sequence, the genomic stretch CCAGATGTTGCAACTCTACATCGCAAGCCACTCTGGAAGCTCGAAAGTTATTAGTTGCTAATGCCTGAAGTAACAGTAAACGGATAGTATTAAAATTAAATAAATGTCATAATATCTTTCCCTGTGTAGAAATTACCAAGAACTTGCTGGAAATTCTCAACTTTAATCAAGTTTTCAGGGTTGTGTTCTTGTTGGTAAAACGTCTTTATCCAGTCAACCAGCGTGTTCGCTAGAGAGCGATCACACGGCAGCACAAATCCATCATTGACGTACAAATGCTTCTGCGGCGAAGTTCCAGACGCATATAATGTTTCAACCAACTCATTGAATAAATTATCTATTGCTTCAGGTGCCACAAATGACCAGATAGTCATAAGCTGAAGGAGATCTTCTTTTCTGGCATTCGGTAAATGAAAACGATTTCTGAACAAGAGATAGTTATTAAGCCTCTCCATGACATGCTTCTTGCAATCTTCAGACTTCAGATCTAAGAACGGCAATGCGTCATGCAAGTTATTCAGCATTTGCTCCAATAGTTCAAGCTTCACCGCAAATGCAATGTTAGTTCCATCAACCAACGGATGCTGTTTTGAGGATACAACTGATTCATAGAGGTCATTCATTTCTTCTAGCGATCTCAATGAGCACAGCGCGTTTGCCAACTGTAACGTATTTTCAACATTCTCATTCGTTTTGACTTCCTTGCTAAAGGACTGTATAAATTGTGCAAAAGATGACACATCTCTAGCAGCGGTGGTTTTAACAGCCGCGTTTTCAACTAGCGCTACCGCCTCATCGAATTTGAATATGTTAACCAGATATTCTGCGTGGATTGCAACCAGTTCAGCTTTATACTCGCGCCCAAATTGTTTCTTGAGGTTAAGGTAAGCTTCGTAAGCACCTGTTCTAATGCAAGCCTTCATAAGAACCGTAAGGTCAAGAACGGACGTAATCTTGTTAAAACTGATGATTTCAGTGTACCTTTTAGACTTCAGAAGACGAACATACAGGTACTCAATTGTTCTCCTAAATTCTGCGGCTGCAGCAATACTCTTAAAATTCTCAGGAAACCCTACCGACGTAATGAAGAAATCAATATCCGCGCAATGTCTCAAAATCTCAAGAAGAGATGAATCTGAAAGATATGGCCTAATTTCCGATTGGAAAGAAGGATTAGACAAAATCAGCTCATTTAAAGCACGGGCAGGCGTACAGGTTACGAGTAGGTCGCATAACTCCTCTTTTGAACTCTTATTGGATGGACATAATTCTAGTGATTTTGAAACAACATGATCATCGACGTATCGGTAGTGGATCAAAGATTTGTAAGTTTCAAAGTCAAAACAATAACCATCTTTCAGTAGACGACTAAACTCTCTGATTCCTGCATGCAGATCGACTGAAAGAAGAATGGACAGGCTCAATGGATAAGTCTTGTCCCAGTCACCAGGGTTAGTAAAATAGTTCTGCGTTTCAGTCGGGAGACGCACTATCTTCACTGCTTGCGAAACTTCTGCAGGACACCTAGTTGAGTCCAGGTGCAAACGTCTAAAATTGCTTGCCAACTTCTGGAATCTTTCGGTTACTTTGCTTTTCAGCTCCTGGACAACAGGGGCGGATATTTTATACTGAGACAACGCAGGATCATAAATGCGAGTAATCAGTAATGCATGCAACTCTAGAACATTACCATAGTGCTCAATCTTTTGAGGGGCCTTCCAAAGCGCCTCGAAACAAGCAGCTAGGCCATTATAAGGGATCGTATCGCTAACTGTAATATCGAAAGAAGCACAGACATCCCGGAAAAATGACATCTCAGTGACACTCTTCAACAAATCATAAGAAGAAAAGTATGTGACTAATGCTTGCAGAAAAATAAATTGCTCGCTACCAGTAAGCGATGTTAGTAGCGTGCCATGGCATTCAATAAATCGTAAGAGATACGTGGGTGGTATCTCGATGCTTTTGAGGTACGCAAAAATTGGGCCATATAAATCGATCTTGAATGGTAGCCTTTTGCATATCGATTCTTCAAGAAGTCTGTTTATAAGTTCTTTATCAGAATGCTGCATAGACTGATGCAGGAGAGCACTTAGCACATGCCCTTTATTCCTAGGATAGAGCAAATATTCTTTGAACGAAGCTGGGTCTTTCCGGAAGTCAGGCTTCATACCATAAAGGTACATGTATACATTCCTTGCGACATCCATATCCTCAATACTGCTTTCAAGCATCGCAAGGTAAAATTCGTAGGAAAATTCGGGTACCCAGGAATGCTGTTGAAATTGCGTCCAGAGTTTGTATGCTGTCTTGGGGTTGTTCCTTGCGACGGCCAACAGGAAGTTGGACAGAACCAGCGTCTGACAGGAATCAAGACCATCTGTTGAGCGAATTTGCGTGAGAAGGCGATCAAGCAGCTTCACAGCAACTTCCAGGGAATCTAAGCTGACAAGCCCAGCTACCACCATGCTATACACCTCATACTGATAAGTACGAAGCCTGTCGTTAGATTTAGTCGCCTCGCGGAATTCATCATACAAAGCCTTCAGACGCGTAGCATCTTTGCATTCGCGTGCGTAGTTGATCATGGAAATGTAATAAAACTCAGTCTTTTCATACTCCAGTGAATCATTAACGAGGGATGTTAGCATGCTGTATTTTATATGTCCCGGATACAGATTGGCACCCAATAGGATGCGATCGAGCAATTCTTGGTTAAATCCACGAGTATGCGTGTAGTTAGATGCAAAAAATAGGTCTAACGCGATTTTAAAAAAGTCCTCGCCCAGCCCCTCCTTGAGGACCTTGGTAGTAGCCGCGCGTTCTAGTAAACTGCCGATCACTATCGTGTAAATCTCAGTTGTGGGTTTCAGCTTGTTTGAGACAAGGTCTTGGTAGCAATTTAATAATTGCACCATTTTGCCCTCCGGATCATCTGCATCCATATCACGCAATTTGATAGCGCACAACACTTGTTCGAAAGTGTTCACGGGTGGTACGATACCATTCCTCTTTAGTGCTTGGTAAATACAGTTGACCTTATTATAATCCTCATTTTCCATGCACGTTTTAATCTCTTTGATGCTTGTGGCAAGAAAGGTTTTCTCGTTGAGACACGGCTCTCTATCTAACTGCCATGGGGGCAGGTCTTCCTGGAACCTTACATCTGGCTGAGGTTCAGCAGCCGTGTGCAAGCCCTCTGCGTCGCccggcgctgcagcgctGGTGTAGAAGCACTGTGAATATCGCGGATTGAAGTCCGACTTCTGCAGGCCTGGTAACGTTAGGAACTGAAACGAGTCGGAATTTCGGCGGATTAGCGCCCGCGGCCGAGCAGTCAGTGTCCCAGCTGGCGCCTCCTCTGTTTCCTCACGCAAGCGGTTGCCTTCTTCATCTGCTAACTCCAGTACTTCCTGTACATTCGTGTAGTTCACGCCGGCAACCACCACCGGATGCGGATTCAAGTAACCATTGAACGGTTGAGAAATCGCCGTATCCAGGCTAACCAGACCCTGGTTTTGTTTCAGATATTGATATGAGCTGTCAAAGAAGGACGTTGCGGGCTTCTGCGCCGCAGAGTGATAGCCCTTCGAATATAGCTTGTATTTGAACGTCTTGAAAGCCATGGTGCTCTTCACTAGCTACTAGGTGAGTAAGCAAGCGCAAATCAGTGTCGCTCCAGATTGTTTGAACGAAATTAGAATGGTTACAGAGGTCTCTGCTTCAGAGACGAGGGTATGTGGCTAGGTTTGCGGGTTGGTAACTGCTCATCAGTGGTACAGCGATGCTCTTGCAATATATAGTTGTTCAACGCCGGCTACTCATCTGTCTCGCCTCGAGCGCAGAAAACCCCGTAGCGGAGATCCTGATAGTTAGTCAGAAAATACGAATTCCAGGTTTTACCCGGAGGATGTTGGCGTAGCGTGATGGACCAATCAGAAAGCATAGTTCGAACAAGACTTTAGATTCGGAATTCAGACACAGGCTCGGAACGGGAAAGACCGGAAAGAGAATGTACCAAGTCATCACATGACGCAAAACAGATAGCCGCAGCAATAGAAGATGTCTTATTGGAGGATCTATACATGGGTATATATAACCACTGCAGAGAAAGTCTAGCAAGTAGCTGGCTGGATTTAAAAATAAATCACTCCTTAACGGCGTAGGATCTTCTGTATCTGTCGTCGACCGCAGTCAAGTAGTAGGTGCCTGGTTGCAGAAGGTCAAGAGAGCCCTGTGGGGTATAAGCCTTCTGTAGGTGGGCAGCTTCGCGGAGAGCGAGGGCCTTTTCGTAGTCCTCTGGAGTCTCTGTCTTTCTGTTTTGAAGCTTAGTGTCTAGCGCCAAGTTGTGGGTGATGTGCTTAATGTCGCCCAGGACGCGGACGGAGAACAAGGAAGCCGCAAGACCCGAACCGTATGAGAAGAGGCCAATGCGCTTGCCCTGCAAGGCGTCGTTGCCCACATAGTAGAGCAGGGAGGCCAATGCGGCATACACGGACCCCGTGTACATGTTTCCAGTGTTGGTTGGGACAACAAGGGATGGCTCAACACGCGCTTTGTGGAGGGGCTTAGCAAGACCCACGAATGTCTTCTCAATGTTCTTGTCAGCAAGCGAGGCTTCGTAGTCAAGCGTAGCGAGGTCTGCAGAGACTTCTGGGTAAAGCTCTGGGTTGGCTCTGAAGTCGTTATATAGCAAACGGCCGTACGACTTGGTGACCAACTTACAGGTGGGGACGTGGAAGACGTTGTAGTCAAAGAAGGTGGCGACATTCACGGCTTCTGGGCCCGCTGGATTCTCTGCAAGACCCTTGGCGATAGCCTTCCGAGAATAAGCGCGGTAAGCCTGGTCGACGGCCTTGACGTAGCATGTTAGTGAGAAGTGGCCGTCCACGTATGGATACTCACTGCGGAAGTCAGGCTTGTAGAAGTCGTAGACGTGCTCCATGTACGAGCCACGCACAGAGTCAAAGACAATGGGGGCGTCTGGACCGATCAGGAGAGCGACAGTTCCCGCACCGCCAGTGGGCCGGGCGGCACCCTTGTCGTAGATTGCGATGTCACCACAAACAACGATTGCGTCACGACCGTCCCACGAACTGGACTCAATCCAGTTCAAGGAGTTAAACAACGCGTTAGTACCGCCATAGCAGGCGTTCACGGTATCGACACCCTCCAAGTCGGTGTTCTCGCCGAACAACTGCATCAAAATAGACTTCACGGACTTCGACTTGTCAAGCAACGTCTCCGTACCCACCTCGAGGCGGCCGATGCTTTCCGGCTTGATATCGTAGTTCTTCATCAAGTTCGAGCACGCGGTCAAACACATCGAGTAGATGTCCTCGCGGTCGTTCACAAAGCTCATGTTGGTCTGGCCCAAGCCGATAGTGTACTTGCCTTGCGACACGCCGTCATACGCCTCCAATGCCTCTTGGTTCACGCACTGCTGTTGTTAGTTTCAGATCTGAAGAGCCGCCGTATTTGAAGCCATGCCTGGactgccgccgcgccaccgccgcgcccgcagccgctgAGCCATGTCTTCCAAAACAGCGCCTATATGTCCGCACTTACCTGTGATGGAATGTACAACTCAATAGCCTTGATACCGATGTTCTGGGGCCTTGGAGGTTGCGCCTCAATCTTCTGTTTCTTCGCTTGGTTAGGATCGGTCATTATGTTAGACTTAATATTGACTATGGAATTGGACGAGGTAAACTAAATGCACCTTCACTGGCTGTTCCTCAGATCTCGTAGCACAAGTATGCTCGTTCTGTGTCTTCACTCACCGTGAGGCTGCAAGTAAGAGGCCAGAAAGGCGACAGCAGCGGGAGGTCGCCACTGCGATCTTCGTATAGTGGCCGCTGTAAACGAGGTCACAAAAAATCTCTCACGTGATCTGTAGAAGCCGCTTACGCAGCAGGTTAACTGGTGGTAACGGATTCCGTCCGAATAGCTAAACGAGAGTTGATCTATCACATCGATCTGCGATGGCCTACCTCGTTAAGAGGGAATGTCTgtaatcacgtgacagtTCTCGGATAGCCTACAGCTGCCAGTTGGTTCGATATCCAACGCTATCGATCCCAATCAGTCGGTCCCAACCCGCGTCGCTGCCTTCTTTGCTGGCGGTGGTCCCTCTGGGGCAGAGGGCGAACGGCTGCGCTTTTTCTTGGGCAGGGGCTTGCCGCTGTGTGACAGGCCGCGCTCTACAAGGACCCGCATCCGGTCGCGGAGGGCTGCATGCTCGTCCGCGGCGCGTGGGTTGATCAGCACCACATCTAATGGGTCGTAGGCCTTCCCGCACACGGCGCACTGGGACACTTGTTGTTGCAGCTTTTGCGGCATCACGTCGCCGCAGGACGCCAGGTACACGAAACGGCCCTTCGACTGGCCTAGCGTCGCGTCGCCCACCGGACAGCGCAGGATTCCGGCGTCGCCCTCCGCCACGAGGTTGTGCAGCTCTACCATGTCCGCCCGGCGGCGCAGGTGCCGGAATTCAGGCCGCGGCTTTCCGGCGCCGCGCTCCTGGCGGTCCAGCAGCCACTCCAGCAGGGCCTCCTTGTTGATGATGTTACCCTTGCAGTCGCCCACAACAGGCAGCTGCAGGGGCTTGCCTGAAAGCCGGCAGCTGGTCCACTGGGACTGCCAATTGTACTCCTGGACGTTGTCGTCCGCAGCGACATTAGCACCTCTCACTGCTGCCACTGCGAGGTTCTTGGACCTATTGATGGTGCCACCATCGTTCTGCGATGGTTAGTTAGTTCCCTGCCACATGAACCGTGGACAGCGATACATACTCCCATGTTCGCTTGCGTCTCTGTGCTCGATGCACTGCGTTCTTGAAGTTCAGAAAAGCATCGCCCTTCGCTTATTCAAGACACACTACACCGGACCAAACCACACACATCATGTCTTATGACGACCGCGACCGATGGTATGTATTACCCGTAGGGGCAGCACGAGTCTGGATCAAGTACTAACTTTACAGCCATTTCTACTACAAGATAGGCGCATGCCGACACGGTGACAAGTGCTCCAAGCGTCACAACAGCCCCATCAACTCGTACACCATCGTGATCTACAACATGTATGTGCCCCCCCGCGACTACAAGGACCTCCATGCCCTTACAGAGGACTTTGAAAGCTTCTACGAGGACGTCTTCCTTGAGGCCGCGCGCTTCGGCGAGGTTCAGGAGCTGATCGTCTGCGAGAACAAGACAGACCACCTCAACGGCAATGTCTACATACGATACAGCACTATCGACGCCGCCAAggccgcgcgcgacgcCCTGATCACGCGTTGGTACGGCGAGCGGCCGCTGTACTGCGACCTCTCGCATGTGACCGACTTCCGCGAAGCCGTGTGTAAGAGCTACGAGGAGGGCACCTGCGACCGCGGTGAGCAGTGCAACTTCATCCACCGCCGGATAATCGGATATCACATTGCCAACGGCCTAATGCTGAGTCAGTGGAAGTCGCGGCACATTATGCCCCAGCACAGGTCCGACGAGGCCCGCAATACAGGTCACGTGGCGCACTCTTCTGCCGCCGTTACCGCCCCGCTACCGCCCTCAGCGTGAATCACAGTCCCAGATCGGTCTAGGCAGCGCTTGgaggcgcggcggcgctggcACCCGGAACCTCGCCTTGTGCTGTACCGGTCAGCGGCGGATCCCGGTCAGAATCGTATCACGTATATAGTGACTAACCAGTTCTCTTGATGTGAAATATTGGTGGCAAACTGGTAATATATAGACTTACAAGGCCAGTTGTAACAGCAGTAAACCTAATAGGCGAGGATCAACAATGGCTGATAGATATTCGTTTTCTTTAACGACCTTTTCACCAAGGTATGTAATGGGGTGGTGTTGCCCTACGGCGGCAGGCAGCAGATTTACTAACAGGGACGTTCCAGCGGCAAATTAGGTCAGATTGACTACGCTCTTGCTGCGGTCAAGCAGGGTGTGACATCGCTAGGGATCAAGGCAACCAATGGTGTGGTGATAGCGACGGAGAAAAAGGCGAACACGACGTTGACGATAAAAGACACGCTGGACAAGGTGTCGCAGATAACGCCGGACATTGGGGCGGTATACTCTGGGATGGGGCCAGACTTCCGCGTGTTGATCAACAAGTCGCGGAAGACCGCATACGGCAGTTACCGCAAGGCGTACGGAGAGTACCCGCCCACGAAGATCCTGGTGTCGCAGATCGCGAAGATTATGCAGGAGGCGACGCAGTCGGGAGGTGTGCGTCCATTCGGTGTTTCGCTGCTGGTGGCGGGCTATGACGAACACAATGGGTTTGGCTTGTACCAAGTGGACCCATCGGGCTCGTACTTCCCGTGGAAGGCTACTGCCATTGGTAAAGGTGCGACTGCGGCAAAGACATTTTTGGAGAAGAGGTGGAACGAcgagctggagctggaagACGCGATCCACATCGCCTTGCTGACATTGAAAGAGTCTGTAGAAGGCGAATTCAATGGCGAGACCATTGAATTAGCCGTAGTGGGTGAGGAGAACGACGACATGCTCGGCTACAAGGGCGATGCCTCTGCCAAAGGGCCCCGGTTCAGGAAGTTCACTGCACAGGAGATTAACGATAGGTTGGACGCATTGTAGCCCTGTGCTAACCGTCTGATGTAACATAGGTAATTGAAGTAACGCACAGTCTACATTATATTGCATGTAGTTGTTCTGTTATTATTAATATACAGGGATATGCAGCTATCGCTTATTTAAACGGCGCCTTGAGCGGATCTATGACCACGCTAGGCTTCGTCAGGATTCTAGGTTTAACTGCTTTCTGGTGCGTCGCACGGGAAACCCATTGTTCACCTAGAGGCATGCGCAGAGACCTCTCATACTGCTCGCGAGATTCGAAGGGGAAGGGAACAGCAGAAGACTGGTACTTGACGTTCTTTTTGTTCACCTTTTCATTGATGATAACGTTCTTCAGGTTCTTGTCTCTACGCTTTTCCTTAGAAACCACTCCCTTGATCTTCTTGGTGAACTTTCTCTTCTTGGCTGGTTGAGCACCTGCACCTGCCCACTCGCCCCAACCAGGAAGTGTGACGTCTTCCTCTTTGTCATCTTCGTCGATGGCCACCCGCTTTTTTTCTTCCTGAAACTTAGCAACCACATCATCTCCGGCAAAAGCCTCATTGATTGCATCCTGCTGTTTAAATGAATTTCCATCGGCCTCGTCCCCAGATTCGTCGTATGGATCAATGATATCTAACTTGTTAGATGACTCAATATCTAGCAATAAGTCATCGCCGTTATCTTTCTCGTCCTTTTTCGATCTTGACAACTTCTGCTTTTCCTTGTCAATTTTATGAGCACTCTTGGTAAACTGAGAACTGTTGGCATCGACAACCTTAATTTTCGAAGATTTCTTGATTAAGGTACTATCATCGCCGCCATCCAACCATGGGTTTTCTAATGCACTGGGATCCTCGGTTTTACTATCCTGCTTTTTCGTAGAAGATTGTGTGGTCTTCGCAGATAGCTTATTCTGAGAGCCAGATGATCTCTTATTGGCTTTCTCTAGCCTCTTCTCTAGGCTTCTGGACTCATCATCTGCGTGCTCGGCAAGCACCTCTTCGTTAAACTGCGCATCCTTCTCTTTGGCCTCTAGGTCTGCTGCAGAATAAACCCTTCTACCTTTGTTTGAGGCGACGTTACTACCGTCTTTGGTTAGGCCATCCTCAAACAACTTGATATCTTCCCCATTTTCGACAGCACGTAAAGCGGCAAGGTTTTGCCTGTTCTCCTCTCTCTCACGAGCCTCGGCGTTCTTCATAAATGCCATATTCAAGACACCTGTCTTCCCAATATCTCCGCGATATGGAGTGTCCTGTTCCGGCGATGCATCGTCCCGTTCTAGGTCGCTTACGTCAGTGTCGCTTTCGCTACCCTCTGCGTGGCCCATGATTTTCTCTCTCAGACGCTCGCCCTGTTTCAACATATTTTCCAGGTCATCCCTAGTTTCCTTGTCCTTGGTGATGCCATGCTTAACCATGTCCCTCGCCCATTTTGATTTAGTATTGTGTTTCAATGACATTCTTTCACGGGCTCTTGCGACGTCACGGTCAGTGTCGCTTTCGTCAGAGTCCACCAACTCCTGATTCTTAAGCatctccttcttcttgatACGGCGATATGCCTTGGACTTGATCTTCTTGATCCGCTTGGCCTTTCTTTCTTCACGGAACATAAGTTCTCTCATTAATCTCAATTCTGCGGTTCGCTTCTTCATATCTTCAACGGAAAGCTTGGCCTCGGCCAGGTCGTTGAAGGTGTTTTCCTTCACAGGGTCGAGTAGGTTACTCTTCTTCAACACTTCTGTGACCTTTACCTCAACTTCTGTGAGAGGCTTCTCCGAGTTCCGCGTGAACGCCGAAGCTTCAGTATGGCTCGCACTACTATCCATTGGGAAGGAGAGATGCTCCGACTGTCTGTTTTGCTGCACAATTGATGCCCACTTACTCATTTCCTCCTTCGAGATCTCATATGCAGCTTTACGCTCATGCCTCTGTTGAATTCTCATCGGCAGCGGAACATCCAAGGACTTGAGATTGCCCTTCAAGAGCGTAGCCTGCTCCACAGCTTCCGGATCGTCCACGACATCAAGCA encodes the following:
- a CDS encoding ADL355Wp (NOHBY418; No homolog in Saccharomyces cerevisiae; Syntenic homolog of Saccharomyces kluyveri SAKL0D00462g; 1-intron); its protein translation is MIGACRHGDKCSKRHNSPINSYTIVIYNMYVPPRDYKDLHALTEDFESFYEDVFLEAARFGEVQELIVCENKTDHLNGNVYIRYSTIDAAKAARDALITRWYGERPLYCDLSHVTDFREAVCKSYEEGTCDRGEQCNFIHRRIIGYHIANGLMLSQWKSRHIMPQHRSDEARNTGHVAHSSAAVTAPLPPSA
- the PRE8 gene encoding proteasome core particle subunit alpha 2 (Syntenic homolog of Saccharomyces cerevisiae YML092C (PRE8); 1-intron) — translated: MADRYSFSLTTFSPSGKLGQIDYALAAVKQGVTSLGIKATNGVVIATEKKANTTLTIKDTLDKVSQITPDIGAVYSGMGPDFRVLINKSRKTAYGSYRKAYGEYPPTKILVSQIAKIMQEATQSGGVRPFGVSLLVAGYDEHNGFGLYQVDPSGSYFPWKATAIGKGATAAKTFLEKRWNDELELEDAIHIALLTLKESVEGEFNGETIELAVVGEENDDMLGYKGDASAKGPRFRKFTAQEINDRLDAL
- the ERG13 gene encoding hydroxymethylglutaryl-CoA synthase (Syntenic homolog of Saccharomyces cerevisiae YML126C (ERG13); 1-intron), which produces MTDPNQAKKQKIEAQPPRPQNIGIKAIELYIPSQCVNQEALEAYDGVSQGKYTIGLGQTNMSFVNDREDIYSMCLTACSNLMKNYDIKPESIGRLEVGTETLLDKSKSVKSILMQLFGENTDLEGVDTVNACYGGTNALFNSLNWIESSSWDGRDAIVVCGDIAIYDKGAARPTGGAGTVALLIGPDAPIVFDSVRGSYMEHVYDFYKPDFRSEYPYVDGHFSLTCYVKAVDQAYRAYSRKAIAKGLAENPAGPEAVNVATFFDYNVFHVPTCKLVTKSYGRLLYNDFRANPELYPEVSADLATLDYEASLADKNIEKTFVGLAKPLHKARVEPSLVVPTNTGNMYTGSVYAALASLLYYVGNDALQGKRIGLFSYGSGLAASLFSVRVLGDIKHITHNLALDTKLQNRKTETPEDYEKALALREAAHLQKAYTPQGSLDLLQPGTYYLTAVDDRYRRSYAVKE
- the RPM2 gene encoding ribonuclease P (Syntenic homolog of Saccharomyces cerevisiae YML091C (RPM2)), producing the protein MAFKTFKYKLYSKGYHSAAQKPATSFFDSSYQYLKQNQGLVSLDTAISQPFNGYLNPHPVVVAGVNYTNVQEVLELADEEGNRLREETEEAPAGTLTARPRALIRRNSDSFQFLTLPGLQKSDFNPRYSQCFYTSAAAPGDAEGLHTAAEPQPDVRFQEDLPPWQLDREPCLNEKTFLATSIKEIKTCMENEDYNKVNCIYQALKRNGIVPPVNTFEQVLCAIKLRDMDADDPEGKMVQLLNCYQDLVSNKLKPTTEIYTIVIGSLLERAATTKVLKEGLGEDFFKIALDLFFASNYTHTRGFNQELLDRILLGANLYPGHIKYSMLTSLVNDSLEYEKTEFYYISMINYARECKDATRLKALYDEFREATKSNDRLRTYQYEVYSMVVAGLVSLDSLEVAVKLLDRLLTQIRSTDGLDSCQTLVLSNFLLAVARNNPKTAYKLWTQFQQHSWVPEFSYEFYLAMLESSIEDMDVARNVYMYLYGMKPDFRKDPASFKEYLLYPRNKGHVLSALLHQSMQHSDKELINRLLEESICKRLPFKIDLYGPIFAYLKSIEIPPTYLLRFIECHGTLLTSLTGSEQFIFLQALVTYFSSYDLLKSVTEMSFFRDVCASFDITVSDTIPYNGLAACFEALWKAPQKIEHYGNVLELHALLITRIYDPALSQYKISAPVVQELKSKVTERFQKLASNFRRLHLDSTRCPAEVSQAVKIVRLPTETQNYFTNPGDWDKTYPLSLSILLSVDLHAGIREFSRLLKDGYCFDFETYKSLIHYRYVDDHVVSKSLELCPSNKSSKEELCDLLVTCTPARALNELILSNPSFQSEIRPYLSDSSLLEILRHCADIDFFITSVGFPENFKSIAAAAEFRRTIEYLYVRLLKSKRYTEIISFNKITSVLDLTVLMKACIRTGAYEAYLNLKKQFGREYKAELVAIHAEYLVNIFKFDEAVALVENAAVKTTAARDVSSFAQFIQSFSKEVKTNENVENTLQLANALCSLRSLEEMNDLYESVVSSKQHPLVDGTNIAFAVKLELLEQMLNNLHDALPFLDLKSEDCKKHVMERLNNYLLFRNRFHLPNARKEDLLQLMTIWSFVAPEAIDNLFNELVETLYASGTSPQKHLYVNDGFVLPCDRSLANTLVDWIKTFYQQEHNPENLIKVENFQQVLGNFYTGKDIMTFI
- a CDS encoding ADL356C-Ap (NOHBY452; No homolog in Saccharomyces cerevisiae; Syntenic homolog of Kluyveromyces lactis KLLA0D10395g; 1-intron); translation: MGNDGGTINRSKNLAVAAVRGANVAADDNVQEYNWQSQWTSCRLSGKPLQLPVVGDCKGNIINKEALLEWLLDRQERGAGKPRPEFRHLRRRADMVELHNLVAEGDAGILRCPVGDATLGQSKGRFVYLASCGDVMPQKLQQQVSQCAVCGKAYDPLDVVLINPRAADEHAALRDRMRVLVERGLSHSGKPLPKKKRSRSPSAPEGPPPAKKAATRVGTD
- the UTP14 gene encoding Utp14p (Syntenic homolog of Saccharomyces cerevisiae YML093W (UTP14)), with the protein product MAKRKSKSGAGASRRRAQNALELAERELASDSSADEGIPRSQRRRNSAIVNPQRGSDDENGSEEFEDEELDSDEALGSDDDYDVMNSKFSQSIRDKKKNNQSVEELDEEGGYTSIDEEELLPLSAVWDMDDTATAGAEKHVASQLKLNDDNLSDDSESESESDSDSSDEAEDEEDPFDEVPNEEVDLATVSSTLQKHTTKQYKRLDTYAGGVEDEYALPSLQGPGKLDITKLLDVVDDPEAVEQATLLKGNLKSLDVPLPMRIQQRHERKAAYEISKEEMSKWASIVQQNRQSEHLSFPMDSSASHTEASAFTRNSEKPLTEVEVKVTEVLKKSNLLDPVKENTFNDLAEAKLSVEDMKKRTAELRLMRELMFREERKAKRIKKIKSKAYRRIKKKEMLKNQELVDSDESDTDRDVARARERMSLKHNTKSKWARDMVKHGITKDKETRDDLENMLKQGERLREKIMGHAEGSESDTDVSDLERDDASPEQDTPYRGDIGKTGVLNMAFMKNAEAREREENRQNLAALRAVENGEDIKLFEDGLTKDGSNVASNKGRRVYSAADLEAKEKDAQFNEEVLAEHADDESRSLEKRLEKANKRSSGSQNKLSAKTTQSSTKKQDSKTEDPSALENPWLDGGDDSTLIKKSSKIKVVDANSSQFTKSAHKIDKEKQKLSRSKKDEKDNGDDLLLDIESSNKLDIIDPYDESGDEADGNSFKQQDAINEAFAGDDVVAKFQEEKKRVAIDEDDKEEDVTLPGWGEWAGAGAQPAKKRKFTKKIKGVVSKEKRRDKNLKNVIINEKVNKKNVKYQSSAVPFPFESREQYERSLRMPLGEQWVSRATHQKAVKPRILTKPSVVIDPLKAPFK